tctctctctctctctcctctttcagGGGGTGTTGGGTTCAATTCTTTACTtgctcctctctcctcctcctcccttcctTCTCAAACTCAATTCTTCAAAAAGGGGAATAACGATCAATCTGGAAAGGAGGAACGGCGAAGCATATCCCAACTCTTACCACCCCCCCAACAATCATTATAATAATagtaccaccaccaccaccacctcgattcatcaagaaaagaagaagaagaagatacagGGCGAGAGAGACGGTTGACCAGTTGACCCAGCTcattcctccctccctccctccctccctccctccccatGGTGATGGAGGTGTCGACGTCGTGTTCCTCTCCCCTCTCCATCCACTCCCCcttcttcgccgccgccgccgccgctccctGTCGCCGGAGCAGGATGCCTCCCATCCGATTGCCCGTTTCCGGCTTCTGGGGTTCTCCCGTCCTCCGCCATTGTTCCCTCGGATCCGCCAGAACTCCATCTTCGCCGCCCCACCTTCGGATctccaagaagaagaagcaccGGCTCCTCCAGGTGAGGGCGGTGTTCGAGAGGTTCACGGAGAGGGCCATCAAGGCCATCGTCTTCTCCCAGCGGGAAGCCAAGTCCATGGGCAAGCCCATGGTCTTCCCCCAGCACCTCCTGCTCGGCCTCATCGCCGAGGATCACGTCCGCCACCACAGCAATCACCCTTCCCCTCCTGGCTTCCTCGGCTCCCCCATTACCCTCGACGATGCCCGCGCCGCCGTCCTCGCCATCTGGCACAATCATCATCAGGACGACGATGCGATCGAGACTGATGTTGTCCCCGACGAACCCCAAaacggcggcggcagcagcaagTCTTCATCCCCTGCTCACGTCCCCTTCTCAATCAGCACCAAGCGCGTGTTCGAGGCTGCGGTTGAGTACTCGAGGACGATGGGCCACAACTTTATCGCCCCCGAGCACATCGCCATTGGGCTCTTCACCGTCGACGATGGCAGCGCCTCCCGAGTTCTCAAGAggtccttctctccctctcccgaGTTGTTGACTCTCTGGTTGTAGTATGTTACCGTGAAAGGATCATCCCAGCCAGAGCATATTGCAATGTGTTGTGGCCGGAGGGTACTGACATGGGCCTTTCTTATCTCGTGTATGACAGCATTTTTCATATGTATGTGTATGTGTAGATGCAGTAATTGATTAGGCACAGAACAATGTGCTTCTGATGCAACGCATTATGTTGTTGAGGGTTTTTGTGATACCGTCACTTGCAGATTGGGAGCAAACCTTAATGATTTGGCGGAAGCGGCAGTGTCAAGACTTCAGGGGGAGCTCGCAAAAGACGGCAGAGTCCcatcttctgcttctgctgctgCAGCTTCTAAGGTTATGCCTAACAAACCCTTTTCTGGAAAGACTTCTGCCCTTAAATCCGCTGACAAAAACAGAGGTACCATACTCTTTTGCTTATGTTCTCTGTATATCGGCCAAACAATGACTTAGGATGCTtggctaaaaataaaaacacttctGGTTGCTCGTCGCCAGAGAAAAGTGCTCTTGCTCAATTCTGCGTGGACCTCACTGTTCGAGCCAGCGAGGGACTCATCGATCCTGTGATTGGCCGTGAAACTGAAGTTAAGAGAATCATTCAGATACTTTGTCGGAGAACCAAGAGCAACCCTATCCTCCTTGGAGAAGCTGGGGTTGGGAAAACGGCCATTGCTGAAGGCTTAGCAATTAAGATTGCCGATGCAGATGTTCCACCTTTTCTGCTGGTGCGTCTCTGCTTACGTGCATGATTACATGTAACTATCAACTCTTTGAGAACACTTTTTAGACTGACTTATTTATGTCAAATTTGATGAGCTCTCTTGTTTGAACAGAACAAACGCATAATGTCCTTAGATATAGGTTTATTGATTGCCGGTGCAAAGGAGAGGGGGGAGTTGGAGGCTCGTATCACTGCTTTACTGAAAGAAACTTTGAGATCAGGTGAATTAAGTTATGAGTGAGCTATCTTTAGTTGAGCAACTAGTCCTTTTAGTGTCTCATAGTTTTGAAATCGCCACCTACAGGAAATGTCATCCTTTTCATAGACGAGGTCCACACGATCATTGGATCTGGCACTGTTGGTAAAGGAAATAAGGGATCTGGTCTTGACATTGCCAACCTATTGAAACCCGCACTTGGAAGAGGTGATTTACAGGTAATGCTTTCTTGTGGGAACCTTCTCTGCCTTTAAATTTCTTACATACCCATGTTGTATTAGTGAGAATGCCCTATCCTTCTGGTGTTAACTTAGTCTCTTACACCAGAAAGCTAAAAAATTCTTCTGATGGATTTTAGATTGTTCCCCATTGTCAATCTGAAGAGATGAAATCAACTACTCTTTGCTTGCAGTCTAATCAATGAATCAGTACTAAGCCCAATGGTTGAATTCAGGTTGATCCTACCAAATTATTTGTAGAAGACGTTGGCATTCTCCTTAGAAGCCTGTCTTTTGTTATGGCCTTAGTCAACTTATAGCTGAGTGATCTCCCAAGACACGAGTGAATTTGAAATGACACTTCCTGGAACTTTTCCTACTAATGAGGATTTATGCTATCTAATGCACACTTTTGAAAGTATGAAGACTGAAGCTCCTCTCCCTATCATCTCATCCAAATTCCAACTTGagtatatttatataatttgacTCCATGTCAATTAAAATGAAGGCAGTCTGCTGCTTTTGGCttgcaattgacccatgatcgGGTACTTAGTTTATATTGTGGTGTATGCTTTAGGTGTAGTTGCTTTAAAACCAAGTTTGGTGTATTAACTACCCTTAGTTTGCCAATTGAAGAGACcttttattctctttctctGCAGTGCATTGCATCAACAACTATGGATGAATACAGGACGCATTTTGAACAAGATAAAGCATTGGCAAGGCGATTCCAACCTGTACTTGTTAATGAGCCAAGCCAGGTTTCGTCTAACAGAAGTTTACTTCATGAAGCTGACAATTGTGTTTAGAATGTTATTTGACTTgttgaaataaattcataggaGGATGCAGTTAGGATTCTGTTGGGTTTACGCCATAAATATGAAGCCCACCACAAATGCATTTTTACTTTCGAAGCAATAAATGCCGCTGTGCAACTCTCAGCAAGATACATTCCTGACCGATACCTCCCTGACAAAGCAATAGATCTCATTGATGAGGCTGGGAGTAGGGCTCATATCGAAgccttcaaaaggaaaaaggaacaaCAGACATGCGTACTCTCCAAGTCACCTGATGATTATTGGCAAGAAATTCGTACTGTTCAGGCTATGCATGAAGTGGTAAGGGCACTGCTTCTGTATCTATCCAGCTTCTTCATCAGTTCATGGCTCTTATTTCTTTAGGTAAGATTAGCAGGTTCAGGGGAGCAGGATGAAGGTTGAAAATGGCTCTTCAAATATGGAGGATTCAGACTTTGCTTTGCCTTCAACATCGAATGATAATGAGTAcgaattccttaaaaaaattggatacaTAAATAGCAATTGTAGACTGAACTTGGATGTTCATTTACAATTTCCCATGGTGATTTTTTGCAGGCCTACGCTCGTCGGACCTGATGATATAGCGGCTGTTGCTTCGCTCTGGTCAGGAATCCCAGTTCAGAAGCTCACTGCAGATGAAAGATTGCTACTGGTGGGTCTTGAGGAGCAGCTCAGAAAACGGGTCATTGGTCAAGAGGAGGCTGTTTCTTGCATTTCTCGAGCGATTAAGAGATCCAGGGTTGGTTTGAAGGATCCAGACCGACCTATTGCTGCAATGCTCTTTTGTGGCCCTACTGGAGTTGGCAAGACTGAATTAACAAAAGCTCTGGCTGCATGCTACTTTGGATCAGTAAGTTGCTGCATTAGTTTCTATGAGAGCCTCTCTCTTGTTAATATCTAATGGGAAACATAAATCTTATCTTTTCGGCCTTTTCCTTGAAGGAGCTTGATTTTGAGGTGGGATAAGTGCTtttgaagtcctaaaacttagtGTAGTCAAGCCCTAAAATATTTATGAGGCCACGTGGCGCTGATTTTGGGCCAATTGGGACCCACGtggaaaaaaggcaaaaatataaaatataaaggGAAAAACGAGCAAAAAGCACTGCAAATGACTTTGCTTAGTGCAGTGAAATTTTACATactgaccaaaagaaaaagtgaagtgTCATGATATTTTTCCCACTAGTGCACTTGGGGTCGGGAATGATAGCCTTTACAAAGGCTATAAGCCACAATTTACTTAAACTAgtgatttttcctttccattaaTCTAGCTTATCAGACTACTCAATGCCTTGAACAATTTCAGTGGTAGTGAGATGCTTCTTGGCTAATGACCTTGATCTATAGATCGAGTAGGTTTGCAAACATATGTAAGTCGATAGTTACATTCCTGCTGCACACTATTAGCAAATCACCCTTGTTGTATGTAGTGATTGCTGTTATGATAAGTATTCTTCGGGTGTCATGGGTTTGTAAAAATGGATGATGGATATGTTCCTTCTGTTGAGAGGCTGAAGAGCCTTTCTTTAAGCATTCCTATGTTAAAAAGTCTCTGTTTAACGTCTATATCCAACTCAACTCGTGATGGTTGATGAGTTTTCACTTGACATATCTACTTTTTGCCCCTATTCTATTATATCAGGAAGAAGCTGTGCTGAGATTGGACATGAGTGAGTATATGGAGCGGCATACTGTAAGCAAATTGATTGGATCACCTCCAGGTTATGTAGGATATGGAGAGGGTGGTACTCTCACAGAAGCTATCAGAAGAAAGCCTTTCACAGTAGTGTTGCTCGATGAGATAGAAAAAGCACATCCAGATATATTCAATATCCTTCTGCAATTGTTTGAGGATGGACACCTCACAGATTCTGAGGTTCGTGCTTACTAACAATTTGTTCCTTGTAGATAGAAAACATTCGAGATTTATGAACTTCTGGACTTCATATTGGGACTGAAAAGTGCAATAATTCTTACAGTGAGGGTATTAATTTAAATGAGTGACACGTTTCTTTCCTAACATATTATCTTCTCGCGATACACAGGGACGAAGAGTTTCATTCAAGAATGCATTAATTGTAATGACGTCAAATGTGGGTTCTAGTACAATTGCAAAAGGTGGGCGCTCTTTTGGGTTTCTGAGTCCAGATAATGAGTCAACATCATATGCTGGATTGAAGGCACTGGTGATGGAAGAACTGAAAGCATATTTCAGGCCAGAGTTACTCAACAGGATAGATGAAGTGGTTGTGTTCCGTGCCCTCGAGAAGAGTCAGGTTAGATGTTTAATCTTTTCATTTGCCAGTCTCTCTATTCCTCTAATAGCATTCCATGCTCAGCAAACTTTTGCTGATGTCTCAACATGTTTTCAAAGAGCATGTTGCGATTCTTGCAATGTAAAATCTACTTTGTACCGTAAGTATATGAATCCATCTT
This region of Eucalyptus grandis isolate ANBG69807.140 chromosome 8, ASM1654582v1, whole genome shotgun sequence genomic DNA includes:
- the LOC104456156 gene encoding chaperone protein ClpD, chloroplastic isoform X2: MVMEVSTSCSSPLSIHSPFFAAAAAAPCRRSRMPPIRLPVSGFWGSPVLRHCSLGSARTPSSPPHLRISKKKKHRLLQVRAVFERFTERAIKAIVFSQREAKSMGKPMVFPQHLLLGLIAEDHVRHHSNHPSPPGFLGSPITLDDARAAVLAIWHNHHQDDDAIETDVVPDEPQNGGGSSKSSSPAHVPFSISTKRVFEAAVEYSRTMGHNFIAPEHIAIGLFTVDDGSASRVLKRLGANLNDLAEAAVSRLQGELAKDGRVPSSASAAAASKVMPNKPFSGKTSALKSADKNREKSALAQFCVDLTVRASEGLIDPVIGRETEVKRIIQILCRRTKSNPILLGEAGVGKTAIAEGLAIKIADADVPPFLLNKRIMSLDIGLLIAGAKERGELEARITALLKETLRSGNVILFIDEVHTIIGSGTVGKGNKGSGLDIANLLKPALGRGDLQCIASTTMDEYRTHFEQDKALARRFQPVLVNEPSQEDAVRILLGLRHKYEAHHKCIFTFEAINAAVQLSARYIPDRYLPDKAIDLIDEAGSRAHIEAFKRKKEQQTCVLSKSPDDYWQEIRTVQAMHEVVQGSRMKVENGSSNMEDSDFALPSTSNDNEPTLVGPDDIAAVASLWSGIPVQKLTADERLLLVGLEEQLRKRVIGQEEAVSCISRAIKRSRVGLKDPDRPIAAMLFCGPTGVGKTELTKALAACYFGSEEAVLRLDMSEYMERHTVSKLIGSPPGYVGYGEGGTLTEAIRRKPFTVVLLDEIEKAHPDIFNILLQLFEDGHLTDSEGRRVSFKNALIVMTSNVGSSTIAKGGRSFGFLSPDNESTSYAGLKALVMEELKAYFRPELLNRIDEVVVFRALEKSQMLEILNIMLQDVRKRLMSMGIGLEVSESIMDLVCQQGYDQVYGARPLRRAVTQLIENLLSEAILSGGYNPGDTAVIDVDSSGNPSVTNRSHRHIHLSDKKSLF
- the LOC104456156 gene encoding chaperone protein ClpD, chloroplastic isoform X1, encoding MVMEVSTSCSSPLSIHSPFFAAAAAAPCRRSRMPPIRLPVSGFWGSPVLRHCSLGSARTPSSPPHLRISKKKKHRLLQVRAVFERFTERAIKAIVFSQREAKSMGKPMVFPQHLLLGLIAEDHVRHHSNHPSPPGFLGSPITLDDARAAVLAIWHNHHQDDDAIETDVVPDEPQNGGGSSKSSSPAHVPFSISTKRVFEAAVEYSRTMGHNFIAPEHIAIGLFTVDDGSASRVLKRLGANLNDLAEAAVSRLQGELAKDGRVPSSASAAAASKVMPNKPFSGKTSALKSADKNREKSALAQFCVDLTVRASEGLIDPVIGRETEVKRIIQILCRRTKSNPILLGEAGVGKTAIAEGLAIKIADADVPPFLLNKRIMSLDIGLLIAGAKERGELEARITALLKETLRSGNVILFIDEVHTIIGSGTVGKGNKGSGLDIANLLKPALGRGDLQCIASTTMDEYRTHFEQDKALARRFQPVLVNEPSQEDAVRILLGLRHKYEAHHKCIFTFEAINAAVQLSARYIPDRYLPDKAIDLIDEAGSRAHIEAFKRKKEQQTCVLSKSPDDYWQEIRTVQAMHEVQVQGSRMKVENGSSNMEDSDFALPSTSNDNEPTLVGPDDIAAVASLWSGIPVQKLTADERLLLVGLEEQLRKRVIGQEEAVSCISRAIKRSRVGLKDPDRPIAAMLFCGPTGVGKTELTKALAACYFGSEEAVLRLDMSEYMERHTVSKLIGSPPGYVGYGEGGTLTEAIRRKPFTVVLLDEIEKAHPDIFNILLQLFEDGHLTDSEGRRVSFKNALIVMTSNVGSSTIAKGGRSFGFLSPDNESTSYAGLKALVMEELKAYFRPELLNRIDEVVVFRALEKSQMLEILNIMLQDVRKRLMSMGIGLEVSESIMDLVCQQGYDQVYGARPLRRAVTQLIENLLSEAILSGGYNPGDTAVIDVDSSGNPSVTNRSHRHIHLSDKKSLF